A part of Campylobacter sp. MIT 99-7217 genomic DNA contains:
- the rpsS gene encoding 30S ribosomal protein S19: MARSLKKGPFVDDHVMKKVLAAKKANDNKPIKTWSRRSTIIPDMIGLTFNVHNGKSFIPVYITENHIGYKLGEFAPTRTFKGHKGSVQKKIGK; the protein is encoded by the coding sequence ATGGCTAGATCATTAAAAAAAGGTCCCTTTGTCGATGATCATGTGATGAAAAAGGTTCTAGCAGCCAAAAAGGCAAATGATAATAAGCCTATAAAGACTTGGTCAAGAAGAAGCACCATAATCCCTGATATGATAGGGCTTACCTTTAATGTACACAATGGAAAAAGCTTTATCCCTGTATATATCACTGAAAATCACATAGGCTATAAATTAGGAGAATTTGCTCCAACTCGCACTTTTAAGGGCCACAAAGGCTCAGTGCAAAAGAAAATTGGTAAGTAA
- the rplV gene encoding 50S ribosomal protein L22, producing the protein MSKALIKHIRLSPTKARLIARQVQGMNAELAMASLSFMPNKGAKYIANAISSAVANGGFEANEVIVSSCRVDAGSVLKRFRPRARGSASRIRKPTAHILVEVSKNEAKAETKVATKAPKKALAKKTATKEAKAKKEE; encoded by the coding sequence ATGAGTAAGGCATTGATAAAACACATTAGACTATCTCCTACTAAGGCAAGATTAATAGCAAGGCAGGTGCAAGGAATGAATGCTGAGCTTGCAATGGCAAGTTTAAGCTTTATGCCAAATAAGGGTGCAAAATACATAGCAAATGCAATTTCTAGTGCGGTAGCAAATGGGGGCTTTGAAGCAAATGAGGTCATTGTTAGTTCTTGCCGTGTTGATGCTGGCTCTGTTTTAAAAAGATTTAGACCTCGTGCAAGAGGAAGTGCAAGTAGGATTAGAAAACCAACAGCTCATATCTTAGTAGAAGTAAGTAAAAACGAGGCTAAGGCTGAGACAAAAGTAGCAACTAAAGCACCAAAAAAAGCTTTGGCTAAAAAAACAGCCACTAAAGAAGCTAAAGCGAAAAAGGAAGAATAA
- the rpsC gene encoding 30S ribosomal protein S3: protein MGQKVNPIGLRLGINRNWESRWFPTKANLVENIGEDYKIRALLKRKLYYAGISQILIERTAKKLRVTVVAARPGIIIGKKGSDVDVLRKELQDLIGKDVGINIKEERKAGASAQLAAESVATQLERRIAFRRAMKKVIQAAQKAGAKGIKVCVSGRLGGAEMARTEWYLEGRVPLHTLRAKIDYGFAEARTTYGNIGVKVWIFKGEILQKGVQAEKSEEVAEKKPRRTRRSK, encoded by the coding sequence ATGGGACAAAAGGTAAATCCAATAGGCTTAAGGCTAGGAATAAATAGAAATTGGGAGTCAAGATGGTTTCCTACTAAGGCAAATTTGGTTGAAAATATTGGCGAAGACTATAAGATACGCGCTCTTTTGAAAAGAAAGCTTTATTATGCAGGTATTTCTCAAATTCTTATAGAAAGAACAGCAAAGAAGCTTCGTGTAACTGTTGTTGCTGCAAGACCGGGGATCATCATCGGTAAAAAAGGAAGCGATGTTGATGTGCTAAGAAAAGAGTTGCAAGATCTTATCGGTAAAGATGTGGGTATAAATATCAAAGAAGAACGAAAAGCAGGAGCTTCAGCTCAGCTTGCAGCTGAAAGTGTAGCTACTCAATTAGAGCGAAGAATAGCTTTTAGAAGAGCCATGAAAAAAGTGATTCAAGCTGCTCAAAAAGCCGGTGCTAAGGGTATAAAAGTTTGTGTTTCAGGTCGTTTAGGTGGGGCTGAAATGGCTAGGACTGAGTGGTATTTAGAAGGTCGTGTGCCTTTGCATACTCTAAGAGCTAAGATTGATTATGGCTTTGCTGAAGCAAGAACAACTTATGGAAATATAGGCGTTAAGGTTTGGATCTTCAAAGGAGAAATCTTGCAAAAGGGTGTTCAAGCTGAAAAAAGTGAAGAAGTAGCCGAGAAAAAGCCAAGACGCACGAGAAGGAGTAAATAA